The Mesorhizobium sp. M3A.F.Ca.ET.080.04.2.1 genome contains the following window.
CCACCGCGACCAATCGATTTTTCTATCTGGCCGAGTTTGTGCGCGCGCTCGTTTTCGGAGTAGATTTTGCGACCGGTTCGCGTCGTCGGTGTTGCGATTTCTTCCGCTTTGGAAGCTGTGGCGGCGGCATCGTTTGGCCGGGCTGACTGCGGGCGTCCGCTCTTAACCTTTCGCGCCTTTAGGCCTCTCTTCTTCGTTTCTGTAGTTGCCACCTTCATAACCGGTTCGGCGGCAACTTCTGCTGGGTCTTCCAGAGGATTAGCCATTTGAGGTTCCACTCGTGGTTCGTGCAAGCTATGAGCTTCTGCGGTGGGAAGACCGGAGTCAATAACCCCACCATTATGCTGCTCCATGTCCTGGAAATGCCTCGCTGTCTCAGCGACCGCTGCCGACAAATCAACGTTAGCCCAGATCGAGCCTGATCCTTTCTGGTAGTGGCGTCGCTGTTTGACTTCTACGGTGAATTGTCGCGTCTGACGCTTCATGAGGCCTTCCATCGTTACATTTGGAGCAACAAGAGTCGCTTCTCGACGTCGATGGAACGTGCGGCTCCGGTTGCTGTGGGCGAGATTTATCGGAAAGGTCCAGCCGCTAGCAAGGGATTTTAAAACGATTTATCTTTGCCGCCGGTGACCATGAGCTCTCAATTCTGGCGTACGGACGGTGGCGCTACCTCGATGAACCTGCTTGGAAAGCCGGCCTGAAGGACTTGGACGATGAATTGACCGAGCTGCGAGGATTACTGGTTACCGGGATCAAGGATGGCCGGCTAGAACAGCGACGCGGATATCTCGATGTACGGGATCACTGCCTGGGGCGCGATCTTGAGCGTCGCCGCAGCGAATGCCTCGATCGACTTAATGACCTGTTGGTTCGCGCCGCTCTGCCGCAAATTTGATGGCGCTCGAGACTAATGCGAGCATTGGTGGCAGCAGGGAAGAGGCCGACCCTGTCTCGTTAACGGCGAAACCCAGCGCAGGATGGGGCGTTAGGGCAAACAATAAGGCCGTCTCGATCAGATCGAGACGGCCAGTGACTTATGATAGAATTGGTTGCGGGGACACGTAGCCACCGATCCCGACATTCGTTAATCGCGGTGGTTTGAGTAACGTTCGTTGACACTTGAGCTCGCAAGAGGGGTCACCTCTTTCGAAAAGCATTTTAGCCGTCAGTCCATCTGATGAGCAGGGCACAATTCTGCCGCCTGCTTGACCGTGGATAACTCAGTTTGACAAATCTCCAGCCGTTCGAAGCTCGGGCACAGATCATCCCATTTTCTTCGACTCTGTACCTGTTCGGGCACGACCCGGAGAGAGTTTGTTAGCGCGCAATATGTGCGAGCAAACAGCAATCGACCAATGACCCAGCCAGGGAACGTTACAATCGTCGAGGTGGGCCCTCGTGATGGCCTGCAGAACGAGAAGACGATCATTGCCAGCGACCGGAAAGTCGCCCTGATCGGGCTGCTGGCGGATGCAGGGCTGACGCGGATAGAGGCGACGGCATTCGTTTCGCCAAAATGGGTGCCGCAGCTGGCGGACCATAACGAGGTCATGCGGAATGCTCCGCGCCGGCCTGGCCTGGTCCTCTCCGCGCTGGTGCCGAACGAAGAAGGCGCCATAGCGGCGATCGCGGCCGGCGCCCAGGAACTCGCCGTGTTCGCCAGTGCATCGGAGACCTTCGCCCGCAAGAACACCAATTGCACGATCGCGCAGAGCATCGAGCGGTTCAGGCCGGTGATGGCTCTTGCCGCCGTCCACGGCCTTCCTGTGAGAGGCTACGTCTCCTGCGCCATCGACTGCCCGTATGAGGGGGCGATCGAGCCGGAAGCGGTCAGAGATGTCTCCGAGCGCCTGATTGGCATCGGCTGTGGGGAGGTGGCCGTCGCGGACACGATCGGACGCGCGAGCCCTGAACGGGTAGATCGGATGCTGGCCGAGACCACCCAGGGCATTGCTGCTTCCCAGCTTGCCTGTCATTTCCATGACACGTCGGGCCAGGCCCTCGCGAACATCGACGTCGCCTTGGCCTTCGGCATCAGGATCTTCGACAGCGCTGTCGGCGGGCTGGGCGGTTGCCCCTATGCGCCGGGCGCAGCCGGCAATGTCGCCACCGAGGCCGTCGTCGCGCATCTGGCGGCGGCTGGCTACGACACCGGAATAGACGCCGGGAAGCTGGCGCATGCCCGTGCCCTGGCGCTGCGGTTGAAGGCTGGTCCGCACGACTGACACACCGCTTTGGATATGCGGTCCTAATGGACCGCGGCATACATGATCGCCTCCTCCGTTGCGTTGCGGCGATCCATTTCCTCGACGATCTTGCCCTGGCGCGCAATGAGGATCCGGTCCGACAGCGTGAGGATCTCCGGCAAGTAGGAAGAGATCACCGCGATCGCGATTCCCTGGTCGGCGAGTTGGTTGATGAAGGCGTGGATCTCGGCGATGGCGCCGACATCGACGCCGCGCGTCGGCTCGTCGAAGATCACCAGTTTCGGCTTCTGTACCAGGGCCTTGGCGATGACGACCTTCTGCTGGTTGCCGCCCGAGAGCTCGATGACCTTCGCGTTGGGGTCGATGGCGCGGATGTTCAGACGCTTGCGCCAATCCTCGGCGAGCGAACGCGCCTGTTTCATCGATATGATGTTCAGGCCGCCATAGGCCTGGCCGCCGAGCTGGCCCATATAGATGTTCTCGGCGATGCTCATCGTCTCGAAAAAGCCCTCGGCCTTGCGCTCTTCGGTAACGTAGACGATGCCGTCGCGGACGGCGGGCGCCGGCACCAGATAGCGCTTGGGCCGGCCGCCGATCTTGACTTCGCCGCCGTGGAAGAAGTCGCGCTTGAGCACGCCGCTGACGACTTTCAGCGTCTCGGTGCGGCCGGATCCGACCAGGCCGAAGATACCCGTCACCTGGCCGGCATAAAGCGAGAAGGACGTGTTGCGGACCATGTTGCCCATCGACAGGTTCTCGACCGAAAGCACTTTTGGTCCGCGCGGACGCGGCGCGCGGCTCCGCGAAGCGCCGCTGTAGATCTCGTCGGTGAGCGTGCGGCCGACCATCGCCTGGATGATCTTCTGGCGGTCGAAGGCGGACGCCTTGTCGGATGCGACCAGCCTGCCGTCGCGCAGGATGGTGATGCGATCCGCCACCAGCAGCGCTTCCTCCAGCGCATGCGAGATGAAGATGATCGAGACCCCTTCTTTCTTCAGCTTCCTGATCAGCTTGAAGAAATAGCTCTTCTCCTCGGGCGTCAGCGTCGCCGTCGGCTCGTCGAAGATGATTACCTTGGCCTTGTGGTGAACCGCACGCGCGATCTCCACCATCTGTTTCTGGGCAGCGCCGAGCGAGCCGACAATCGCAGAGGGATCGACATGGAAATTGAGCGACTGCAGGAATTGCTGCGCCGAGATATAGACGCCACGCAGTCGGTTTAGCGGCTTTTCCTTGCCGAGATAGATGTTCTGGGCGACCGTCATCGATGGCACCAGGCTGTTTTCCTGGTAGACCATGGCGATGCCTTTCGCGAGGCCTTCGGCCGGAGTGTTGAGGCGCTCTTCCCGGCCGTCGATGAACAGCTTGCCGCTACTCAGCGGATAGACCCCCGCTATGACCTTGGTGAGCGTGGATTTGCCGGCGCCGTTTTCGCCGAGCAGAGCGTGGATCTCGCCAGGCAGCAGTTGGAAATCGACATCCAGGAACGCCGGATTGCCGCGGAAATCCTTGGTTGCCGCCTTGAGTTCGACAATGGGTGTCATGCTGCGGCATCCACGGTGGAAACGATGTCCGGCTCGCTGGGATCGAGGTGATCGAGTGCGAGGATTTCGCCGCAGCCTTTCGAGGTCAAAAGCAGTCGCCCGGTCTCTTCCACGCAGGAGGTTATGCCGTGGCGTTTGCCGTCGGCCCGGCTGTGGGCACTCCAGATCGGCTGGAATTGATCGTCGAGCCTGACCACGAGCCCGTAGGAGCGCGTGGGCGCCCATGGCTTGTGGATGCCAAGCCGGATGACGCCACCCGCCTGCAGCGGTTCCTTGAAGCTGTGGCCGCTGGAGAGCGTGGGCGCGATCCAGTATTCGGGAGCGACAGTCTCCATCATCTCGCGCTTGTAGCGCTTTTCGCGCAGCACGAACTCCTGCAGCTGGGAGCGCACAGCAAACAGGGTCAGCCAGTACCCTCCCCGGCTCGACGGACAGATGCGACCCGGATAGGCAGGCAAATCCGCCAGTGGCGTTTCGCGGCCTTCGCCGCCGATCCCGAGCGTCAGCAGACGGTGCCGCCATGCCTCGCTGACGGCCACACGATCGCCGTCGGCGATGCACACGCCGGAAGGATAGCCGAGGCCGCCCTGGATCACCGAGGCGTTCTGGCTTGCGATATCGATCTTCAGCACGCTGCCGCTGCGCCCGAGCTCCAGAAGGTCCCGCGCCCATTCGCCAACCGGACGGGCGCCCGAACCGTTGCAGACCACGAGCGTGTCTTCGTCGACGAACACGCCGGCGGTCGGACAATTGAGCCGTTGATTGCCGATGTTCACGGGCAGGCGCTTTCCATCATGCGGCCCGCCGGCGATCGCTACCCCCTGCCCATCCAGGCCGACGGCGATCGCGCCGCCGGCGGAGGCCGCCAGGAACGTGATGTCCGCCTCATAGGTCTGCCGCGTCTTGACCGAGCCGTCGCTCGCGACCTCGACCAGGCTCCTCCCCGATGACGCCAGGAAAAGGTTGCCGGCGACGGCCAGGTTGTCGGCGCCTTCCAGCATTGCGACGCTGGAGACCTGTTCGAGAAGATTATTCGGCTTCAGCGCGCCGTCCATGACCGGCACGGTGATGGAATGCTCGCCGCGGCCGCCCATGAACCGGTCGACGATGCCGCCGACGAAGCGCGAGAAGCTCATGCGCGCGCTCCCCAATAGGCGGCCTGCGACGTCCAGTCCGGATCGGCGCCGGGCAATTTCAGGCGGCCGATCCTGTCGTTGTAGAGGCCGCCGAGATAGAGATGGCCCTTGTGCTCGCGCATCGACGTCACCATGGGATGATTCTTGCCGCCAAGGTCCCAGTAGGATTCGACGATCTCGCCATCGGGCCTGAACTTCAGCACGCAGCCTGTGTTGATGTTGGGGAACAGCCACTCGTCCCGGGCGACCCGCTTGGCCATGCGTTTGCGCAGCGACGGCATGCGCATGGCGAGGTCGAGCGCCGGCGACCGCATGCCGACCAGGGCCAGCCAGAAATTGCCGTCCGAGGCGCGATTGATGTTGTCTGGGTATCCTGGAAGGTTCGGGATCGTGACCTCGCGCTTGCCCTTGTTCGGTCCCGCGAACCAGTACCGGTTTATGCGGCATCCCCAGGTCTCGGCGAAGAAGAAGGATTCGCCGTCGCCCGCCATGCAGACCCCGTTCGGGAACTGCAGGTCGCGCAGGATCGTCGCCGTCGACCGATCCCTCGGGTCGTAGCAGATCAGGCGTCCGTTGCCGCGGCTCTCCAGCGCATCGGTCGGCCAGTCATGCATGTCGTAGCGGATGGTTGCTTCGGAGAAGAAGATGCGGCCGTCCGGCGCGATGTCGAGATCGTCAGCGAGCTTGAGGCGGGAATCGTCGATGACCGACAGGAAGGTGCGGTTGGTCTCGTCGGTGAGCTTGGTCACCTTGCGCTCCGGCGAGACCTGATAAAGACCCATGCCGCCGATGCAGACATTGAGGTTGTCGTCGGCGTCGAACGCCATCCCCAGCGGGTGGCCGCCGATGTGAACGAAAATCTCCCACCGCGCATAATCGGGCGCCAGGAAGCGCACGATGTCGCCATGGCGATTGGGGCAGTAGAGGTTGTCCTGGCGGTCGAAGATGACGTCTTCCGGCCCCTCGATCTCGCCCTTGCCGATCAGCGTGACGTCTTTCAGCCGGTCGTTGAGCGCATAGGGGCTCGCCGATCCGGCATCGGTGTCGGGGAGTTCCGGCAGGCGGAAATAGCTCGGCGACACATAGACCTTGTTGAGCAGCTTGTGCCTGTTCTTCAGCCAGCGCACGTCAATGGCCACGACACAGAGCAGCACGATGCCGAGGATCATCGAGCTGATGCCGCCGGAGATGCCGATGCGCACCATGCTGTCGGTGAGGATGAGCACGACCACCGCGCCCAGCACTGATTTCACGACGGAGCCGCGGCCTCCGCCCAGGCTGTTGCCGCCGAGGACGGCCGCCGTCAGCGCGGCGATCTCGAGGCCGACGCCGGTATCCGACCCGGCGCTGCCAAGCCGGGCCGCGAAGAACACGCCGGCCAGCGAAACCAGCACGCTCGACCAGACATAGGTCGAGAAAATGACGAACTTGACCTTCAGGCCGGCATTGTAGGCCGAGCGGCGGCTGCCACCGACAGCGGTGATATGCCAGCCCGTCCTGGCGCGGGTGAGCACGACATGCCACAGCACGATGACGACCAAGGCTACGAGGAAGGAGAACGAGATCCCGAAGACGCTGCCTTCGCCGATGAAGGCCCAGAGGTCGGAATCCGGAAACACCGCCGAGACGTCGACCGCATAGTGGAGCAGGATGAGGTCGACGATCGAGCGGATGATGATCAGCGTGACAAGCGTCGTCAGGAAGGCCCGGATGCGCAGATAGCCGATCAGGAAACCGTTGACCGCGCCGCAGACGGCTCCTACCGCCAGCGTGGCGAGCACCGTGGCCCAGACCGGCCAGCCCAACAGGGAGATGCATATCAGCGCCGTGATGTTGGCAAGCGCAAAGACGCTGCCGACCGAAAGGTCGAGTCCGCCCGCAAGCAGCACGATGCCCATCGCGACGACGACCAGCGCGAACTCCGAAAGCTGGCGTGACGTCTCGGTCACGCTGTCGAGGGTGAAGAAATGCGGATTTTCCAGCAGGAAGAAACCGATCGTGAGGATGGTGGCAAAGACCGGAACGGCGTTGTCGCTCCAGCGCTTCGACAGCACTTCGCCAAGCACCTTCTCAGGAAAATAACGAAAATAGAGGCGCTCGATCGCTTCCATCACAACGTCCCAATCAAATTTGGCTTGGCCGGGCGCCGTGCATCGCGCAACGGCCCGGCCTGTTCGCTACTTCTTCAGCTGATCGAGGTCCCAACAGCTGTTCGCTGACATGCTGTCCTTGGTGATGAATTTGTTGGGCGTGTAGAGCGCGAATTTGAGCGAGCCAGCCGGCTCCTTCGACTGCAGCAGCACCTTGATGGTGTTGTTCAGGTCGCGGCCCTGCCCCTCGACATCATAGGAGATGACCTCGTTGAACGTGCCGTTCTGCACCCCCTGGCACGCGGTCTTGTTTCCGCCGCCCGAGGTGATCAGGTAGATGTCCTTGCCGGACTCCTGAATGGCCGCGCCGGTGCCCGCATCCATGACGTCCCAGAAGCCGATGATGCCGCAGAGGTCCGGGTTCTGCTGGATCACCGTCTGGGCGATGCCATGTGCCTTGGACTGGTCCCAGTCGCCCGTCTGGCTGGAGACGATCTTGATATCGTCATGTCCCTTGAGCGTTTCGGTGATGGCGTTGAGCTGATAGACGCTTGCCGCCGCTGTGGCCGGACCCTGGATGATGGCGATCTTGCCGCTCTTGCCGCTGGCCTTGCCGCATTTCTCGATCATGCGGTTGGCGGCGTACTGGCCGATCCCGTACCAATCGGCGCCGACGAAGGCGTCTGTCTGATAGCTCGACTTCATGTTGACCTGGATGACCTTGATGCCGGAATCCTCGGCCTTCTTCAGGGTGCGCGCGTAGGA
Protein-coding sequences here:
- a CDS encoding transposase gives rise to the protein MKRQTRQFTVEVKQRRHYQKGSGSIWANVDLSAAVAETARHFQDMEQHNGGVIDSGLPTAEAHSLHEPRVEPQMANPLEDPAEVAAEPVMKVATTETKKRGLKARKVKSGRPQSARPNDAAATASKAEEIATPTTRTGRKIYSENERAHKLGQIEKSIGRGGTLKAAVKEVGITEQTYYHWKKAAAGPAEGDGLKDLVALEEENKRLKGLLAAQLRKENAELKKRLGL
- a CDS encoding hydroxymethylglutaryl-CoA lyase — protein: MTQPGNVTIVEVGPRDGLQNEKTIIASDRKVALIGLLADAGLTRIEATAFVSPKWVPQLADHNEVMRNAPRRPGLVLSALVPNEEGAIAAIAAGAQELAVFASASETFARKNTNCTIAQSIERFRPVMALAAVHGLPVRGYVSCAIDCPYEGAIEPEAVRDVSERLIGIGCGEVAVADTIGRASPERVDRMLAETTQGIAASQLACHFHDTSGQALANIDVALAFGIRIFDSAVGGLGGCPYAPGAAGNVATEAVVAHLAAAGYDTGIDAGKLAHARALALRLKAGPHD
- a CDS encoding sugar ABC transporter ATP-binding protein; the protein is MTPIVELKAATKDFRGNPAFLDVDFQLLPGEIHALLGENGAGKSTLTKVIAGVYPLSSGKLFIDGREERLNTPAEGLAKGIAMVYQENSLVPSMTVAQNIYLGKEKPLNRLRGVYISAQQFLQSLNFHVDPSAIVGSLGAAQKQMVEIARAVHHKAKVIIFDEPTATLTPEEKSYFFKLIRKLKKEGVSIIFISHALEEALLVADRITILRDGRLVASDKASAFDRQKIIQAMVGRTLTDEIYSGASRSRAPRPRGPKVLSVENLSMGNMVRNTSFSLYAGQVTGIFGLVGSGRTETLKVVSGVLKRDFFHGGEVKIGGRPKRYLVPAPAVRDGIVYVTEERKAEGFFETMSIAENIYMGQLGGQAYGGLNIISMKQARSLAEDWRKRLNIRAIDPNAKVIELSGGNQQKVVIAKALVQKPKLVIFDEPTRGVDVGAIAEIHAFINQLADQGIAIAVISSYLPEILTLSDRILIARQGKIVEEMDRRNATEEAIMYAAVH
- a CDS encoding strictosidine synthase, whose protein sequence is MSFSRFVGGIVDRFMGGRGEHSITVPVMDGALKPNNLLEQVSSVAMLEGADNLAVAGNLFLASSGRSLVEVASDGSVKTRQTYEADITFLAASAGGAIAVGLDGQGVAIAGGPHDGKRLPVNIGNQRLNCPTAGVFVDEDTLVVCNGSGARPVGEWARDLLELGRSGSVLKIDIASQNASVIQGGLGYPSGVCIADGDRVAVSEAWRHRLLTLGIGGEGRETPLADLPAYPGRICPSSRGGYWLTLFAVRSQLQEFVLREKRYKREMMETVAPEYWIAPTLSSGHSFKEPLQAGGVIRLGIHKPWAPTRSYGLVVRLDDQFQPIWSAHSRADGKRHGITSCVEETGRLLLTSKGCGEILALDHLDPSEPDIVSTVDAAA
- a CDS encoding SMP-30/gluconolactonase/LRE family protein is translated as MEAIERLYFRYFPEKVLGEVLSKRWSDNAVPVFATILTIGFFLLENPHFFTLDSVTETSRQLSEFALVVVAMGIVLLAGGLDLSVGSVFALANITALICISLLGWPVWATVLATLAVGAVCGAVNGFLIGYLRIRAFLTTLVTLIIIRSIVDLILLHYAVDVSAVFPDSDLWAFIGEGSVFGISFSFLVALVVIVLWHVVLTRARTGWHITAVGGSRRSAYNAGLKVKFVIFSTYVWSSVLVSLAGVFFAARLGSAGSDTGVGLEIAALTAAVLGGNSLGGGRGSVVKSVLGAVVVLILTDSMVRIGISGGISSMILGIVLLCVVAIDVRWLKNRHKLLNKVYVSPSYFRLPELPDTDAGSASPYALNDRLKDVTLIGKGEIEGPEDVIFDRQDNLYCPNRHGDIVRFLAPDYARWEIFVHIGGHPLGMAFDADDNLNVCIGGMGLYQVSPERKVTKLTDETNRTFLSVIDDSRLKLADDLDIAPDGRIFFSEATIRYDMHDWPTDALESRGNGRLICYDPRDRSTATILRDLQFPNGVCMAGDGESFFFAETWGCRINRYWFAGPNKGKREVTIPNLPGYPDNINRASDGNFWLALVGMRSPALDLAMRMPSLRKRMAKRVARDEWLFPNINTGCVLKFRPDGEIVESYWDLGGKNHPMVTSMREHKGHLYLGGLYNDRIGRLKLPGADPDWTSQAAYWGARA
- a CDS encoding sugar ABC transporter substrate-binding protein, with the protein product MMILKYAAAALTAAFISTGCAMAQEGMADALRQPTLDSLAGKKVVFVPMSMSFDLPEGWAAIMEKEAKRLGYTIDIRDANWSTDTGTRALTQAITEKPDIIVVQNFDVASYARTLKKAEDSGIKVIQVNMKSSYQTDAFVGADWYGIGQYAANRMIEKCGKASGKSGKIAIIQGPATAAASVYQLNAITETLKGHDDIKIVSSQTGDWDQSKAHGIAQTVIQQNPDLCGIIGFWDVMDAGTGAAIQESGKDIYLITSGGGNKTACQGVQNGTFNEVISYDVEGQGRDLNNTIKVLLQSKEPAGSLKFALYTPNKFITKDSMSANSCWDLDQLKK